A window of the Dehalococcoidia bacterium genome harbors these coding sequences:
- a CDS encoding sugar ABC transporter permease, giving the protein MIEGMIEAWTRLVAAAPRPAALGRRWLGPLMCVPALALVTAFLVAPAALTLHISMTDMSLSTLGSVQWVGLENYRRLLSRPELPKIALNTLLFVGVNLVIFNLFLPLAVATLTAAWEERLGRLVRPLWLLPRVTPSVVYALLWVWLTAPAPYGTLNQLLAPLGVGGGSWLLSYPWPVVIVADGLVGTSFATILFSAAIRAVPRELWLAAAADGASYWQTFRYVVLPLLRWPIMFVATYQGLSLLASFEFVLLLTNGGPGLWQTEVWSLYAYHQAFSYYTGGLQMGYGAAIASLLVGFGAVVSLVALRLFRFAELTAEPRLRAV; this is encoded by the coding sequence ATGATCGAGGGGATGATCGAGGCCTGGACCAGGCTTGTGGCCGCCGCCCCCCGTCCCGCCGCGCTGGGGCGGCGGTGGCTGGGGCCCCTCATGTGTGTCCCTGCTCTAGCCCTGGTGACCGCCTTTCTGGTGGCGCCCGCGGCCCTCACCCTGCACATCAGCATGACGGACATGAGCCTCAGCACCCTTGGCTCCGTCCAATGGGTGGGGCTGGAGAACTACCGTCGCCTCCTGTCGCGGCCCGAGTTGCCCAAGATCGCCCTGAACACCCTGCTGTTCGTGGGCGTGAACCTGGTCATCTTCAACCTCTTCCTGCCCCTGGCTGTGGCTACCCTCACTGCTGCCTGGGAAGAGCGCCTGGGGCGACTGGTGCGGCCCCTGTGGCTCCTGCCGCGGGTGACGCCTTCGGTGGTCTACGCGCTGCTGTGGGTCTGGCTGACGGCGCCCGCCCCCTATGGCACCCTCAACCAGCTCCTGGCGCCTTTGGGCGTGGGTGGGGGTAGTTGGCTTCTGTCCTACCCCTGGCCGGTGGTGATAGTGGCCGACGGGCTGGTGGGGACGTCCTTCGCCACGATCCTGTTCTCCGCCGCCATCAGGGCCGTGCCCCGCGAGCTATGGCTGGCGGCAGCGGCCGACGGCGCCTCCTACTGGCAGACCTTTCGCTACGTGGTGCTGCCGCTCCTGCGGTGGCCCATCATGTTCGTAGCCACCTACCAGGGGCTCTCGCTGCTGGCCTCCTTCGAGTTCGTCCTGCTGCTGACCAACGGGGGTCCCGGCCTTTGGCAGACGGAGGTCTGGTCCCTATACGCCTACCACCAGGCCTTTTCCTATTACACAGGCGGCCTGCAGATGGGCTACGGGGCCGCCATCGCCTCTCTTTTGGTGGGCTTTGGGGCGGTGGTCTCGTTAGTGGCGCTGCGCCTCTTCCGCTTTGCCGAACTCACGGCAGAGCCAAGGCTGAGGGCGGTCTGA
- a CDS encoding carbohydrate ABC transporter permease translates to MGLRPSRGVRLVASGALLLITAPLLALYAWLPIAAFAERTVGLRPEGFTLEHWRRLLEPLGGETLLGALARSLVLSSLYCLLLLAAVVPAAYALSRLSLPGRRALLVLFLLLHAFPTLSLLVGVYQVLRWFGLYDSLLGVALIKAASEVSLGVWVLKGFFDRIPWEMEAAALVDGGSRWLAFRRICLPLARPGLLAVGAFGFLSGWNEFLLPYLFLPSSSHWTLPVYVRALIADFRFVDYGVVAAASLVYAAPPLALFALGQRYLLRVYSLGGRVQAQ, encoded by the coding sequence ATGGGCCTGCGACCATCTCGGGGAGTGCGCCTGGTGGCGTCGGGGGCGCTGCTGCTCATCACGGCCCCCCTTCTGGCCCTCTACGCCTGGCTCCCCATTGCCGCCTTCGCCGAGCGGACGGTGGGGTTGCGGCCCGAGGGCTTTACCCTGGAGCACTGGAGGAGGCTGCTGGAACCCCTCGGCGGGGAAACGCTGCTGGGGGCGCTGGCCAGGTCCCTTGTCCTCTCCTCCCTCTACTGCCTGCTGCTGCTAGCCGCGGTGGTGCCGGCTGCGTATGCCCTCTCCCGCCTGTCCCTGCCGGGCCGCAGGGCTCTCCTGGTCCTGTTCTTGCTGTTGCACGCCTTCCCGACCCTCTCCCTCCTGGTGGGCGTCTATCAGGTCCTGCGCTGGTTTGGCCTGTACGACTCCTTGCTGGGGGTGGCCCTCATAAAGGCGGCCTCGGAGGTCTCCCTGGGGGTTTGGGTCCTGAAGGGCTTCTTCGACCGCATCCCGTGGGAGATGGAGGCCGCGGCCCTGGTGGATGGCGGCTCGCGCTGGCTCGCTTTCCGGAGGATATGCCTGCCGCTGGCCCGTCCTGGGCTGTTGGCCGTGGGGGCCTTCGGCTTCCTCTCCGGCTGGAACGAGTTCTTGCTGCCCTACCTGTTCTTGCCCTCCTCCAGCCATTGGACGCTGCCCGTCTACGTCCGCGCCCTCATCGCCGACTTCCGCTTCGTGGACTACGGGGTGGTGGCAGCGGCGTCCCTGGTCTACGCCGCTCCCCCCCTGGCCCTGTTCGCCCTCGGCCAGCGATACTTGTTGCGGGTCTATTCCCTGGGCGGGCGCGTCCAGGCCCAGTAG
- a CDS encoding IS256 family transposase yields MEKEELRELAREAVHARIREGVKAVIEQVLEEEMREHLGAGHRERTPLRRGWRNGHYTRELITPVGKLEQLRVPRDREGELVTEVFERYKRMTGDVEEAVLEMYLQGVSVRRVAEITRALSRVKVGKDAVSRIARRLQEELALWRGRRLERAYPYLFLDATYLKVQCGERVREVALLVAVGVDEEGHREVLAVEEAGGERREVYRQLLRGLLDRGLRGVLLVVSDDHEAIKQGVASELAGGEMAALPGPLPAQRAGPCAHKRGWGGGSRLLGHLRGTPGRDGTGPGPGFPGALRAALPQGGGDPYAGPGRRPHLPALPRPSPPPHQDHQPAGAALPRAEAAHPGGRRLPQPGERPGPGHGRHPAGQRGLGPQEVYGHDTS; encoded by the coding sequence ATGGAGAAGGAGGAGCTGCGGGAGCTAGCGCGGGAAGCGGTGCACGCCCGCATAAGGGAGGGCGTGAAGGCGGTCATCGAGCAGGTGCTGGAGGAGGAGATGCGGGAGCACCTAGGGGCGGGCCACCGGGAGAGGACGCCCCTCAGGCGGGGGTGGCGCAACGGCCACTACACCAGGGAGCTCATCACCCCTGTGGGCAAGCTGGAGCAGCTGCGGGTGCCCAGGGACCGGGAGGGGGAGTTGGTCACCGAGGTCTTTGAGCGCTACAAGCGGATGACGGGGGATGTGGAGGAGGCAGTGCTAGAGATGTACCTGCAGGGGGTGTCGGTGCGGCGGGTGGCCGAGATAACCCGGGCCCTCTCCCGGGTGAAGGTGGGCAAGGACGCCGTGAGCCGCATCGCCCGGCGCCTCCAGGAGGAGCTGGCCCTCTGGCGGGGGCGGCGGCTGGAGCGGGCCTACCCCTACCTGTTCCTGGACGCCACCTACCTGAAGGTGCAGTGTGGCGAGCGGGTGCGGGAGGTGGCGCTGCTGGTGGCGGTGGGGGTGGACGAGGAGGGCCACCGGGAGGTGCTGGCGGTGGAGGAGGCAGGAGGGGAGCGGCGGGAGGTCTACCGGCAGCTGCTGCGGGGGCTCCTGGACAGGGGGCTGAGAGGTGTGCTGCTGGTGGTGAGCGATGACCATGAAGCCATCAAGCAGGGGGTGGCCAGCGAGCTTGCCGGAGGCGAGATGGCAGCGTTGCCTGGCCCACTTCCAGCGCAACGTGCTGGCCCATGTGCCCATAAGCGAGGCTGGGGAGGTGGCAGCCGACTTCTGGGCCATCTTCGGGGTACGCCGGGAAGAGACGGCACGGGCCCTGGCCCAGGCTTTCCAGGAGCGCTACGGGCGGCGCTACCCCAGGGCGGTGGAGACCCTTATGCGGGGCCTGGACGACGCCCTCACCTACCTGCACTTCCCAGGCCCTCACCACCGCCTCATCAGGACCACCAACCTGCTGGAGCGGCTCTTCCGAGAGCTGAAGCGGCGCACCCAGGTGGTAGGCGTCTTCCCCAACCAGGAGAGCGCCCTGGACCTGGCCACGGCCGTCATCCTGCGGGCCAGCGAGGACTGGGCCCTCAGGAGGTATATGGACATGACACCTCTTAA
- a CDS encoding FAD/NAD(P)-binding oxidoreductase, which yields MARVLILGGGSGGVIAARRFTQWARPGEVRVTLVDRSPWHEYRPSYLWVMMGVREPDQVRRPLKLLEKRYGIEVVQATVRAIRPDESKVDTDQGTLDYDFLIVAPGSVLKDDPMVQGVEAPWELEHALALRERLARFQGGKVVVGPVSWPYRCPPAPFEVAFMLRYPADQRHVCQKTEITVFHPWREPMETFGPLMVWGFRTFLERFRVRFEGGFELAGHDRERRVLRARDGRELEYDLAVVVPPHEAPSPVRQSPLATPAGYMPWSCRPWPPHATPMSSASAMLWPPPSAWVWPASLPISRPSTW from the coding sequence ATGGCACGGGTGCTGATTTTAGGAGGGGGCAGCGGTGGCGTCATCGCCGCCCGCAGGTTTACCCAGTGGGCGCGCCCAGGGGAGGTGCGGGTGACCCTGGTGGACCGCAGCCCCTGGCACGAGTACCGCCCCAGCTACCTGTGGGTGATGATGGGGGTGCGGGAGCCCGACCAGGTACGGCGACCCCTTAAGCTGCTGGAGAAGCGCTACGGCATCGAGGTAGTGCAGGCCACCGTAAGGGCCATCCGACCGGACGAGTCTAAGGTGGACACGGACCAGGGGACCCTGGACTACGATTTCTTGATCGTCGCCCCGGGTTCCGTGCTGAAGGACGACCCCATGGTGCAGGGTGTGGAGGCCCCCTGGGAGCTGGAACACGCCCTGGCCCTGCGCGAGCGCCTGGCCCGTTTCCAGGGGGGAAAGGTGGTGGTGGGCCCCGTTTCCTGGCCCTACCGCTGCCCGCCAGCGCCCTTCGAGGTGGCCTTCATGCTCCGCTACCCGGCTGACCAGCGGCATGTGTGCCAGAAGACGGAGATCACCGTCTTCCACCCCTGGCGGGAGCCTATGGAGACCTTTGGGCCCCTCATGGTCTGGGGCTTCCGAACTTTCCTGGAGCGCTTTCGGGTCCGGTTCGAAGGAGGCTTCGAGCTGGCCGGGCATGACCGCGAACGGCGCGTGCTGCGCGCGAGGGACGGCCGGGAGTTGGAGTACGATCTGGCGGTGGTGGTCCCGCCCCACGAGGCGCCATCCCCCGTGCGCCAATCGCCTCTGGCGACGCCCGCGGGCTACATGCCGTGGAGCTGCCGTCCATGGCCTCCCCACGCTACCCCAATGTCTTCGGCATCGGCGATGTTGTGGCCCCCACCATCGGCCTGGGTATGGCCGGCGTCTTTGCCCATTTCCAGGCCGAGCACGTGGTGA
- a CDS encoding extracellular solute-binding protein: MRRIAIVLLGLAVAVLLVACRGGREPAPQMQRAPGQVQIVTITAWAGGNPQTERGRIGMLEKAAERLNAQLEREGSNVRVRVEGILDTSGDMARKFVLAAQAGQAPDIVNSSHADIAAWAQAGFIVPLDQYIAKYRDSTDLKDMIPNLWEPMLFRGATWGVPQDTEARPLYFSKPLLRRLGWSESDIEALPDRIRNGQFTLYDMLRVAKEAQDRGVVRPGYGYWTRPVFGDNYWGGDFYQFYVAFGGSLWDPQSGRLTVDREALRKFFQFHHDAIFGYGVTARTVIGGTEWKQWHETVSRGDQVLFWNGGVWQWAEWAQGYLGGDERRLWDNVGFALIPAGEPGRRPTTLSHPLAYMVTSEKASGRRNQELAFRLIALATSPDLNSEYAVQSKHLAILRTQLNDPTYTRDRFLAATSYMVEHAFFLPNNPDYGRFDATLGRVLLALAAGQLNVDQAVERAIADLQSAVPELVVR; this comes from the coding sequence ATGCGCCGTATAGCCATAGTCCTCCTGGGTCTTGCCGTGGCGGTCCTGCTGGTGGCCTGCCGCGGTGGTAGGGAGCCGGCGCCGCAGATGCAGAGGGCGCCGGGACAAGTGCAGATCGTCACTATCACCGCCTGGGCGGGTGGCAACCCCCAGACCGAGCGGGGGCGCATCGGCATGCTGGAGAAGGCGGCCGAGAGGCTCAACGCCCAGCTGGAGCGGGAGGGGTCCAACGTGAGGGTGAGGGTGGAGGGGATCCTGGACACGTCGGGGGACATGGCGCGCAAGTTCGTGCTGGCGGCCCAGGCGGGCCAGGCTCCCGACATCGTCAACAGTTCCCACGCGGACATCGCCGCCTGGGCGCAGGCGGGCTTCATAGTCCCCCTGGACCAGTACATCGCCAAGTACCGTGACAGCACAGACCTCAAGGACATGATCCCCAACCTATGGGAGCCCATGCTCTTCCGGGGGGCCACCTGGGGGGTGCCCCAGGACACCGAGGCGCGCCCCCTATACTTCAGCAAGCCCCTTCTGCGGCGTCTGGGCTGGAGCGAGTCGGACATCGAGGCGCTGCCAGACCGCATCCGCAACGGCCAGTTCACCCTCTACGACATGCTGCGGGTGGCCAAGGAGGCCCAGGACCGGGGCGTGGTGCGGCCCGGCTACGGCTATTGGACCCGCCCCGTCTTCGGCGACAACTATTGGGGCGGCGACTTCTACCAGTTCTACGTCGCCTTCGGCGGGAGCCTGTGGGACCCTCAGTCGGGACGCCTGACCGTGGATCGGGAGGCCCTGCGCAAGTTCTTCCAGTTCCACCACGACGCCATCTTCGGCTACGGGGTGACGGCCCGGACCGTCATCGGCGGCACCGAGTGGAAGCAGTGGCACGAGACGGTGAGCCGCGGCGACCAGGTGCTGTTCTGGAACGGCGGCGTCTGGCAGTGGGCCGAGTGGGCCCAGGGCTACCTGGGGGGCGACGAGAGACGATTGTGGGACAACGTGGGCTTCGCCCTCATCCCGGCGGGGGAGCCGGGCCGCCGACCCACCACCCTGTCGCACCCCCTGGCCTACATGGTGACGTCCGAGAAGGCATCGGGCCGGCGCAACCAGGAGCTGGCCTTCCGCCTCATCGCCCTGGCCACCAGCCCTGACCTCAACTCGGAGTACGCCGTCCAGTCCAAGCACCTGGCCATCTTGCGCACCCAGCTCAACGACCCAACCTACACCCGTGACCGGTTCTTGGCTGCCACCAGCTACATGGTGGAGCACGCCTTCTTCCTGCCCAACAACCCGGACTACGGGCGTTTCGACGCCACCCTGGGACGTGTACTGCTGGCCCTCGCGGCAGGGCAGCTGAACGTGGACCAGGCGGTGGAGAGGGCCATAGCCGACCTGCAGTCGGCGGTGCCTGAACTGGTGGTCCGGTAA
- a CDS encoding ABC transporter ATP-binding protein — translation MRLELRELSKHYGQVVALERVTLTVEPGEIVCLLGPSGSGKTTVLLIVAGLEEPTAGEVRFDGRVVNGLPPRERSVGLVFQNYALYPNMSVGENIAFPLRLKGVGRAERERRVMEIARMLGIDGLLDRQPSQLSGGQQQRVALARALAKRPRLLLLDEPLSNLDPLLRRSAREEVRLLQRRLGVTTLWVTHDQDEAMTVADRLAVLREGRLLQYGKPFEVYRRPVDPFVAALLGEVNFLPGRLLRVAEGWSLQVDGWSDPVAYWDRPPCDSVEGPVLVGVRPEDVRISPGGEARLVDLRPSRGAHIATYRQGQHQVKALVVGQDMPSEACLSFRSEGLMLFRSGP, via the coding sequence ATGCGCCTCGAGCTGCGGGAGCTGAGCAAGCACTACGGTCAGGTCGTGGCCCTGGAGAGGGTGACGCTGACGGTGGAGCCGGGGGAGATCGTGTGTCTGCTGGGGCCATCGGGCAGCGGCAAGACGACGGTGTTGCTGATAGTGGCCGGGCTGGAGGAGCCGACGGCGGGCGAGGTCCGATTCGATGGCAGGGTGGTCAACGGACTGCCCCCCCGTGAGCGGTCGGTGGGCCTGGTCTTCCAGAACTACGCCCTCTACCCCAACATGAGCGTCGGCGAGAACATCGCCTTTCCTCTGCGGCTGAAGGGGGTCGGTAGGGCGGAGCGCGAGCGGAGGGTGATGGAGATCGCCCGCATGCTGGGAATCGACGGCCTCCTGGACAGGCAGCCATCCCAGCTCTCGGGCGGGCAGCAGCAGCGGGTAGCCCTGGCCCGGGCGCTGGCCAAGAGGCCTCGCCTCCTCCTGTTGGATGAGCCCCTCTCCAACCTTGACCCTCTGCTGAGGAGGTCGGCCCGGGAGGAAGTGCGGCTCCTGCAGCGCCGACTAGGCGTCACCACTCTCTGGGTGACCCATGACCAGGACGAGGCCATGACGGTGGCCGACCGGCTGGCGGTGTTGCGGGAGGGAAGGCTGCTCCAGTACGGGAAGCCTTTCGAGGTCTATCGCCGGCCCGTCGACCCCTTTGTGGCGGCGCTCCTCGGGGAGGTGAACTTCCTCCCCGGGCGGCTCCTGCGCGTAGCTGAGGGTTGGTCCCTGCAGGTGGATGGCTGGTCTGACCCCGTTGCCTACTGGGACCGCCCGCCCTGCGACAGCGTCGAGGGGCCGGTGCTGGTGGGCGTGCGACCCGAGGACGTGCGCATCTCGCCAGGAGGGGAGGCCAGGCTGGTGGACCTGAGGCCCTCCCGGGGGGCGCACATCGCCACTTACCGTCAGGGACAGCACCAGGTGAAGGCCCTGGTGGTCGGCCAGGACATGCCGTCTGAGGCCTGTCTGTCCTTTCGTTCAGAGGGCCTCATGCTCTTCCGCTCGGGCCCCTAA